One genomic window of Vespula pensylvanica isolate Volc-1 chromosome 12, ASM1446617v1, whole genome shotgun sequence includes the following:
- the LOC122633230 gene encoding inaD-like protein isoform X3: protein MVLNTEWAQVEVINLINDGSGLGFGIIGGRSTGVVVKTILPGGVADRDNRLQSGDHILQIGDVNLRGMGSEQVAAVLRQSGTHVRLVVARPVEPTSPDFQAIGSHAPIVPTKILGDPDELERYLVHSVPETYNIRHVQQGDASYDNGYMYSQESDARTSLIMDVVPRRNPIPIGAMPVIPTVPVQIPELPVLTMDAIDVNSLPEMERFTVELKKDIYGLGITIAGYVCEKEELSGIFVKSISEGSAADLSNKIQINDRIVEVDGHSLQGYSNHEAVEVLRSTGQIVVLCLERYLRGPKYEQLQQAIAASELRLPQPSSPSITSLPSFPISADGDTTTEIEPEGESHTTVDSAVLQEADREISVTDEFDEATNVEALLSDPSSELTPQIRAAIKSKWQKIVGPDTEIVVAQLKKFAEGSGLGISLEGTVDVENGQEVRPHHYIRSILPEGPVGQNGTLRSGDELLEVNGYRLLGINHMEVVSVLKELPIHVRMVCGRNVASQDPLCPIDTAQHQAAFQTRSILGGSLQNLLPTMDRLVKAKSDGSLASTTTTATVTDASLNKMKSRSLEPLTGLAMWSSEPQIIELVKGERGLGFSILDYQDPMNPNETVIVIRSLVPGGVAQVDGQLIPGDRLLFVNDIALENATLDQAVQALKGAPKGTVRIGVAKPLPIPDSIVQRVPAICTVRRSRSFPNESETTDRAAELEDFLSSRSGMTDISTGVQAIADKKEEDQNRKQQQQRRRYQRQRYEEDQEEEKGKEEEEEEEEDEEEDHWKDASPLTPICSPTKIKQLKKEKATILSKNDEEIDSSNRFSSAKDKILSEEEVITPTIETMSIGMDGKEIYEIPDVITCVEQAAPKVKLKEKDSDIRRGDDITKIEKEKGREEETVGKVIVDLSDTSTLRRKKSDEEKRKCLNRYDSLDSRTQRESTETLDKSEGSSERISKKRVRSEREDEVSGVKRRSKRRETERDRRSKDGETSRRRSREERKSLKEQECIERVTQYLRKHSSLTAFNEPEPEYSYSTFDEDSSLLRSLDDERKKRMELEAAAKKEKDETEEEKEVKSKDDLKDTKLVESKVYEEKKISEEGTIIESDRFREGFKRSKDNVRINDELDEIIVDPMDIRRRIESDVLVESETGSLRKRRSLKPSISDTEVVKATKRPSSLRKRKGTVSNEASKESLLEESKKEVRIRETVQEIFFEDNSDQLSTLIPEIQLVKARIITAEEVATARCFEATDLRKIQIYSPAEVVFIRQDEDTTTIDKGETSRKSSSQLQLPLLGKSVSENTLTSEDMDDNKVSERNIKPEILLDLSKVSEIVDDTIVTDKEKDNKDKKVLSRTGSEGSKRSFIGAKGKFFDECAVKVSALSLPSEPEPELTALPEDVLVIRKDDNELEGNIFKDFDDKESSLEERADREEKRKQQEQQQQQQQQQQQEQKQQQQQQSKKSLTEEDVIKEKKEELGGEVVDYEKILRQQVERPLLGEDEEVLKNREEEDNLITQATVVPVVPRNFFKSVPESWKREVNEESFEDIQRNFKETQYSPREKREVETQTVQETKSTQCSPDQSLSSTAEIFETAGIHVALRFYQSPKREVQTQTQGESKSIQCSLDDLIYRELSFDPRLLVGKTLDNLVRSERIQIQESKSVQCIPEDISSEPKPKPIVDNKKEDSLFGSRKEVEVQTYQESKAVQCTDEELLPYEPDRTLDRSSNRSASLTATRNTESSASSPRKLATVVFVEGKTIMTVTQRDHDGNVAWSNHWGPERLVEIYREPKTSLGLSIVGGKVDLHNGSSSKSQNISGIFIKNVLPNSPAGRTGELKIGDRIIEVDGVDLRNSTHERAVEVIQAAGNPVCLLVQSLVHLSTENESNSQDGRSKNRLPVSGVAPGTPTASFRQKPSPISPVRSITPEVIQGGVEDSDKTPSRDFKRQSIRSTDGAGPSARRSSMKKSVRKKAPSPPSNPGILREVSEEREDHGPPVQKPPAKKYSSEESSEEEDIRELEGNVYTKGGMEISRKSAGNVKRSKAEIDADPEEEDEFGYTNMKIQKKYHNLGHKVLMVKVEKERGSLGISLAGHKDRNRMAVFICGINPNGSAHKVGGLAVGDEILEVNGMVLKGRCHLNASALIKCMAGSFFKIIVLRKTQGSDDIAVKPLVQFPPILDESEQFNAYKGVRVVPVKKGQYGLGIMIIEGKHAEVGQGIFVSDIQEGSAAEQAGLQVGDLILAVNMDCLLGSTYDEATSLLKKAEGVVKLTVCNPNQSKISQDGKEIKPPEAEVKPVEKKEPEKPKEPEPPQDPKDCKIQVGKDTTIEFQKEKDKGIGFTITGGSDTPMSGVFILEVFPDGAAGKDGRLQAGDQILDICQESFKAIEHEKAHEAVLKVTGTIIMVVHRSDKSPEEVEVELQKKSGKGAGLCLTGFKSGKGAYVSDLLPGGSALESGKICKGDRVVAICGQDVREAPVEDIAVHIKVSNPVQLKLARYKSAKQ from the exons CTGAACACGGAATGGGCGCAGGTAGAAGTGATAAACCTTATCAATGATGGCAGCGGTCTTGGATTTGGGATTATCGGAGGCCGTAGCACAGGCGTCGTCGTCAAGACCATCCTTCCAGGAGGCGTCGCCGATCGC gATAATCGGCTCCAAAGTGGGGACCACATACTCCAAATCGGAGATGTCAATCTACGAGGAATGGGAAGCGAACAAGTTGCAGCTGTTCTACGACAATCAGGGACACACGTGCGCCTCGTTGTCGCAAGACCAGTTGAACCAACCTCACCGGATTTCCAG gCCATCGGAAGTCATGCTCCAATCGTACCAACGAAGATCCTTGGTGATCCGGACGAATTGGAGAGATACCTGGTCCACAGTGTACCTGAGACTTACAACATACGACACGTACAACAGGGTGATGCCAGTTACGACAACGGTTATATGTATTCGCAGGAGTCCGAC GCAAGAACCAGTCTCATCATGGATGTGGTACCCAGACGCAACCCCATACCAATTGGAGCGATGCCAGTTATACCGACGGTACCGGTACAAATTCCGGAACTACCGGTCCTCACCATGGATGCCATTGATGTTAATTCACTGCCAGAAATGGAGCGTTTCACCGTCGAGCTTAAGAAGGATATTTACGGCCTTGGGATCACTATAGCCGGCTACGTTTGCGAGAAGG AGGAACTTTCGGGGATCTTTGTCAAGAGCATAAGCGAGGGTAGCGCGGCAGACTTAAGTAATAAGATACAAATAAACGATAGGATAGTCGAGGTGGATGGTCATTCTCTACAGGGTTATTCGAATCACGAGGCAGTTGAAGTTCTTAGAAGTACCGGGCAGATCGTTGTTCTCTGCTTGGAAAGATATTTACGTGGACCAAAGTACGAACAACTTCAACAAGCGATTGCTGCTAGCGAGCTGAGACTACCTCAGCCAAGTTCACCGTCGATAACTAGCCTACCCAGTTTTCCGATAAGCGCG gATGGCGACACCACTACCGAGATAGAGCCTGAAGGTGAATCGCATACTACCGTAGACAGTGCCGTACTTCAAGAAGCAGATCGTGAAATAAGTGTTACGGATGAATTCGACGAAGCTACCAACGTTGAAGCACTTTTGAGCGATCCTTCGAGCGAACTCACACCACAAATTCGTGCGGCCATAAAATCGAAATGGCAAAAGATCGTAGGCCCTGATACCGAGATAGTG GTAGCACAGTTGAAGAAATTTGCTGAAGGTAGCGGTCTTGGGATTAGTTTAGAAGGTACGGTGGATGTTGAAAATGGACAAGAAGTGAGGCCTCATCATTATATACGTTCGATTCTACCTGAAGGACCTGTCGGTCAAAATGGTACGTTGCGATCGGGAGATGAATTGCTGGAg GTAAATGGTTACCGTTTGCTCGGTATAAATCATATGGAAGTAGTTAGCGTTTTAAAAGAATTGCCTATACACGTTCGTATGGTTTGCGGAAGGAATGTAGCCTCGCAGGATCCATTGTGTCCTATCGACACTGCTCAACATCAGGCAGCTTTTCAGACTAGA AGTATTCTCGGTGGATCCCTTCAAAATCTTTTACCAACAATGGATCGACTGGTAAAGGCGAAATCTGACGGATCCTTAGCTTCGACTACAACGACTGCAACAGTTACTGACGCTAGCTTGAACAAAATGAAATCACGATCATTGGAGCCGTTAACGGGTTTAGCTATGTGGAGCTCAGAGCCGCAAATCATTGAGCTGGTTAAAGGAGAGAGGGGCCTTGGGTTCTCCATTTTGGATTATCAG GATCCAATGAACCCCAACGAAACTGTGATAGTAATAAGATCGCTCGTTCCTGGTGGTGTGGCACAAGTCGATGGTCAACTTATACCAGGTGATCGGCTTCTGTTTGTGAACGATATCGCTTTAGAGAATGCAACTCTCGACCAAGCTGTGCAGGCTCTGAAAGGTGCACCAAAAGGAACCGTACGCATTGGAGTGGCCAAGCCGTTACCCATACCAGATAGTATCGTACAG AGGGTGCCAGCGATCTGTACGGTCCGACGCAGCAGAAGCTTTCCAAACGAGAGTGAAACGACTGATCGTGCAGCCGAGCTAGAAGATTTCCTATCATCGAGATCGG GTATGACAGACATTTCAACCGGCGTGCAAGCTATTGccgataaaaaggaagaagatcaGAATcggaaacaacaacaacaacgtcgACGATATCAACGACAACGTTACGAAGAGGAccaagaggaggagaaagggaaggaggaggaggaggaggaggaggaggatgaagaggaggatCATTGGAAAGACGCTTCACCGTTAACACCGATTTGCAGTCccacgaaaataaaacaattaaagaaagaaaaagcaacgaTATTATCGAAGAACGATGAAGAAATCGACTCGTCGAATAGATTTTCTTCGGCCAAGGATAAAATTCTTTCGGAGGAGGAGGTAATCACGCCAACGATAGAGACAATGTCGATCGGTATGGATGGTAAAGAGATTTATGAGATTCCAGACGTGATAACGTGCGTAGAGCAAGCTGCTCCAAAGGTTAaattaaaggagaaagatagtgATATTCGTAGAGGGGATGATAttacgaagatagaaaaagaaaagggtagGGAAGAAGAAACGGTAGGAAAAGTTATCGTCGATTTGTCTGACACGTCGacgttaagaagaaaaaaatcagacgaagagaaaaggaaatgtctTAATAGGTACGATAGTTTGGATTCAAGGACACAAAGAGAATCGACGGAAACATTGGATAAATCCGAGGGCTCCTCCGAAAGgatttcgaagaaaagggTGAGAAGCGAGAGGGAAGATGAGGTTAGTGGTGTTAAAAGGagatcgaagagaagagagaccgAGCGAGATAGAAGATCAAAAGACGGGGAAACGAGTAGGAGGAGATccagagaggagaggaagagtcTGAAGGAACAGGAGTGCATCGAGAGGGTCACTCAGTATCTCAGGAAGCATAGCTCGCTAACCGCATTTAACGAGCCAGAGCCGGAGTACTCTTATTCGACGTTCGACGAGGACAGTTCGTTGTTACGTAGTTTGgacgacgagagaaagaaacgaatggaGTTAGAGGCCGccgctaaaaaagaaaaagatgaaacagaagaagagaaggaggttAAATCGAAGGACGATTTAAAGGATACCAAGCTCGTAGAATCAAAAGtttatgaagaaaagaagatatcggAGGAGGGTACGATTATAGAATCCGATCGTTTCAGAGAAGGATTTAAAAGGAGTAAAGATAACGTTAGGATAAACGATGAATTAGATGAAATCATAGTAGATCCTATGGAtattagaagaagaatagaatcCGACGTACTTGTCGAATCTGAAACGGGGAGTTTGAGGAAAAGAAGATCGTTGAAACCTTCGATATCGGATACCGAAGTGGTCAAAGCGACTAAACGACCCAGTTCattgagaaaaaggaaaggtacGGTTTCCAACGAAGCCTCGAAGGAATCTCTTCTCGAGGAATCGAAGAAGGAAGTTAGGATAAGGGAAACGGTACAGGAAATATTCTTCGAGGATAATAGCGATCAATTGTCGACTTTAATACCTGAAATACAATTGGTAAAAGCGAGGATAATTACAGCCGAGGAGGTTGCCACCGCAAGATGTTTCGAGGCTACCGATTtacgaaaaattcaaatttattcccCTGCCGAAGTTGTTTTTATTCGACAGGATGAAGATACTACTACGATCGATAAAGGAGAAACATCGAGGAAATCTTCTTCCCAATTGCAATTGCCGTTATTAGGTAAATCCGTTTCGGAAAATACTTTAACAAGCGAGGATATGGACGATAATAAAGTTTCCGAGAGAAACATCAAGCCAGAAATTTTATTGGACTTGTCGAAGGTATCCGAAATAGTGGACGATACTATAGTGAcggacaaagagaaagataataaagataagaagGTACTTAGTAGGACAGGTAGTGAAGGTTCAAAGAGATCGTTCATTGGTGCGAAAGGAAAATTCTTTGATGAATGTGCTGTTAAGGTTAGTGCTCTATCGTTGCCTAGTGAACCGGAACCGGAACTGACAGCTCTTCCAGAAGACGTTTTAGTGATTCGAAAAGATGATAACGAATTAGAAGGAAACATATTCAAGGATTTCGATGATAAAGAATCGAG CTTGGAAGAACGTGCAGACcgagaggagaaaaggaagcaGCAagagcaacaacaacaacaacaacaacaacaacaacaggaacagaaacaacaacagcaacaacaatcAAAGAAATCTTTGACCGAGGAAGACGTTatcaaggagaaaaaggaagagttaGGTGGAGAAGTAGTAGATTATGAAAAAATCCTCCGGCAGCAGGTGGAACGTCCGCTGCTGGGGGAGGATGAAGAAGTTTTGAAGAATCGTGAAGAAGAGGATAATTTGATAA CTCAAGCAACGGTTGTCCCGGTTGTCCcaagaaatttcttcaaatCTGTACCGGAGAGTTGGAAACGCGAGGTCAACGAGGAAAGCTTCGAGGATATACAAAGAAACTTCAAGGAGACGCAATATTCACCGCGTGAGAAACGAGAAGTCGAGACACAGACGGTACAAGAGACCAAAAGTACTCAGTGTAGTCCGGATCAAAGTTTATCGAGTACCGCGGAGATCTTCGAGACGGCTGGCATTCACGTGGCATTGAGATTTTATCAAAGTCCAAAGAGGGAAGTTCAAACACAAACCCAAGGTGAAAGTAAGAGTATTCAATGTTCGTTGGatgatttaatttatcgtGAATTATCGTTCGATCCACGATTACTCGTTGGTAAAACACTAGACAATCTTGTTAGATCCGAACGAATTCAAATTCAAGAGTCTAAGAGCGTTCAATGTATACCGGAAGATATCTCGAGTGAGCCAAAGCCAAAGCCGATAGTggataataagaaagaggaTTCGTTATTTGGTTCACGTAAAGAAGTAGAAGTTCAAACTTATCAAGAATCGAAAGCTGTTCAATGTACCGACGAAGAGTTATTACCTTACGAGCCTGATCGTACTTTAGATAGATCATCGAACAGATCGGCTAGCTTAACAGCCACTCGAAATACCGAAAGCTCGGCTTCCTCGCCGCGTAAACTTGCCACGGTTGTTTTCGTCGAGGGTAAAACTATCATGACGGTCACGCAAAGAGATCACGATGGTAACGTTGCCTGGTCTAATCATTGGGGCCCGGAACGACTCGTCGAAATTTATAGGGAACCCAAAACCAGCTTGGGACTTAGCATAGTAGGTGGAAAG GTCGACTTGCACAATGGTAGTTCCAGTAAGTCGCAGAACATATCTggaatattcataaaaaatgttttgccTAACAGTCCTGCTGGAAGAACTGGAGAGTTAAAg atcGGTGATAGAATAATCGAAGTGGACGGCGTGGATCTACGGAATAGTACGCACGAGCGAGCGGTCGAGGTCATTCAAGCGGCCGGAAATCCTGTCTGCCTCCTCGTCCAATCTCTGGTGCATCTG aGTACCGAGAACGAGAGCAATTCTCAAGATGGTAGAAGCAAAAATCGTTTACCTGTATCTGGTGTAGCTCCTGGGACACCTACAGCATCATTTCGACAAAAACCTTCACCGATATCACCGGTTAGATCCATCACGCCGGAAGTGATACAG GGTGGTGTCGAAGACAGTGACAAAACTCCTTCGAGAGATTTCAAAAGGCAGAGTATAAGAAGTACAGATGGCGCTGGTCCGAGTGCACGaag ATCCTCCATGAAAAAATCGGTACGTAAAAAGGCGCCATCGCCGCCATCAAATCCTGGAATACTTCGAGAAGTTAGTGAAGAACGAGAGGATCATGGTCCACCGGTGCAAAAACCTCCTGCGAAAAAATACTCCTCGGAGGAAAGTTCCGAAGAGGAGGACATACGTGAATTGGAGGGGAATGTTTATACGAAGGGTGGAATGGAG aTATCCAGAAAGAGTGCTGGCAATgtaaaaagatcgaaagcTGAGATCGATGCTGATCcagaagaagaggacgaatTTGGTTACACAAATa tgaagatacaaaagaaatatcacaATCTGGGTCACAAGGTACTAATGGtgaaggtagaaaaagaacgtGGTAGTTTGGGTATATCTCTAGCTGGGCACAAGGACAGAAATCGAATGGCTGTCTTCATTTGTGGCATCAATCCGAATGGTTCTGCTCATAAAGTTGGTGGACTTGCCGTTGGCGACGAAATACTCGAA gTGAATGGTATGGTGTTGAAAGGAAGATGTCACTTGAACGCATCGGCATTGATAAAATGTATGGCCGGTTCATTCTTTAAGATAATCGTTCTTCG AAAAACGCAAGGGTCGGATGATATCGCAGTAAAACCATTGGTCCAATTTCCACCGATCTTAGACGAG AGCGAACAATTTAACGCATATAAAGGAGTCCGTGTTGTCCCAGTAAAAAAG GGACAATACGGTCTTGGTATAATGATCATCGAGGGTAAACATGCTGAGGTTGGTCAAGGAATATTCGTTTCGGACATACAGGAAGGTAGTGCTGCTGAAcag GCCGGTTTGCAAGTCGGTGATTTAATCCTCGCTGTTAACATGGATTGTCTTCTCGGCTCGACGTATGACGag GCTACGAGTCTCTTGAAGAAGGCCGAGGGCGTCGTCAAGTTGACCGTTTGCAATCCAAATCAAAGTAAAATTAGTCAGGACGGTAAGGAGATAAAGCCTCCCGAGGCTGAAGTTAAACCAG tggaaaagaaagaaccagAAAAACCGAAAGAACCAGAGCCACCTCAGGATCCAAAGGATTGTAAGATTCAAGTTGGAAAGGATACTACTATAGAgttccaaaaagaaaaggataagggAATAGGTTTCACTATAACAGGTGGAAGCGATACACCAATG AGCGGCGTATTTATCCTCGAAGTATTTCCGGATGGAGCAGCTGGTAAAGATGGCCGATTGCAAGCTGGGGATCAAATTCTTGATATATGCCAAGAAAGTTTCAAAGCTATCGAACATGAGAAAGCTCATGAGGCAGTATTGAAAGTTACGGGAACA ATAATTATGGTGGTACATAGAAGCGATAAATCTCCAGAAGAAGTTGAGGTcgaattacaaaagaaatcaGGCAAAGGAGCTGGTCTCTGTTTGACCGGATTTAAGAGCGGCAAGGGTGCTTACGTATCCGATctg TTACCTGGTGGTAGTGCTTTGGAAAGTGGCAAAATTTGCAAAGGCGACCGAGTCGTTGCCATTTGTGGACAGGACGTTCGTGAAGCACCAGTCGAGGATATCGCGGTTCACATCAAAGTTTCCAATCCAGTGCAACTCAAACTGGCTAGGTACAAGTCCGCTAAGCAATGA